In Apostichopus japonicus isolate 1M-3 chromosome 5, ASM3797524v1, whole genome shotgun sequence, a single window of DNA contains:
- the LOC139967441 gene encoding uncharacterized protein isoform X1, producing the protein MFFQINPKESLSNKAKSIVAWKDMIDKDGYLQGMQGIKMTNEAIHDRMKTLKDSVVKSEDSVKRLVAEIKMLGQRVFQSHKAVQKEEEPELPMVSPTEQLPERPPEDLNLEETWEDDVTSDRDNKLESQAPVADSDPFFSLIMDMKASIPSPSKVLSNSEQIRKGLPDDDLLKAEEDRGIRNRTKVEEELESDSIQLVLLVSNFQDHKLFEPPMLQLLKRYMYIYYIYIFKLFYFLFCMTMCVNIEALRICSFFPLK; encoded by the exons ATGTTCTTCCAGATCAACCCCAAAGAGAGTTTGTCCAACAAGGCAAAAAGCATTGTTGCCTG gaaagatatgattgataaagatggctaccttcaaggtatgcaaggaattaagatgactaaCGAAGCAATCCATGAcagaatgaag ACGTTGAAGGACAGCGTAGTAAAATCAGAGGATTCCGTGAAGAGACTGGTAGCAGAGATCAAGATGCTAGGTCAACGGGTCTTTCAATCTCATAAAGCCGtacagaaggaggaagagccag AACTACCTATGGTGTCACCCACGGAACAGCTCCCTgagagacctccagaagacttaaatttggaagagacttgggaagatgacgtaacatcagacagagacaataaattggaatcccaagccccTGTAGCCGATTCAGATCCCTTCTTTAGTCTAattatggacatgaaagcctCCATCCCATCTCCGAGTAAAGTACTGTCTAACTCGGAGcagatcaggaaaggcttacCAGACGATGacctcctgaaggcagaagaagacagagggattagaaataggactaaagttgaagaagaattgGAGAGTGATTCGATCCAGCTAGTCCTGCTGGTTTCAaactttcaggatcacaaactttttgagccaccgatgttgcagcttcttaaaagatatatgtatatatattatatatatatatttaagcttttctactttttgttttgtatgaccatgtgtgtaaatattgaagcactaaggatatgcagtttttttccCTTGAAATAG
- the LOC139967441 gene encoding uncharacterized protein isoform X2, with product MIDKDGYLQGMQGIKMTNEAIHDRMKTLKDSVVKSEDSVKRLVAEIKMLGQRVFQSHKAVQKEEEPELPMVSPTEQLPERPPEDLNLEETWEDDVTSDRDNKLESQAPVADSDPFFSLIMDMKASIPSPSKVLSNSEQIRKGLPDDDLLKAEEDRGIRNRTKVEEELESDSIQLVLLVSNFQDHKLFEPPMLQLLKRYMYIYYIYIFKLFYFLFCMTMCVNIEALRICSFFPLK from the exons atgattgataaagatggctaccttcaaggtatgcaaggaattaagatgactaaCGAAGCAATCCATGAcagaatgaag ACGTTGAAGGACAGCGTAGTAAAATCAGAGGATTCCGTGAAGAGACTGGTAGCAGAGATCAAGATGCTAGGTCAACGGGTCTTTCAATCTCATAAAGCCGtacagaaggaggaagagccag AACTACCTATGGTGTCACCCACGGAACAGCTCCCTgagagacctccagaagacttaaatttggaagagacttgggaagatgacgtaacatcagacagagacaataaattggaatcccaagccccTGTAGCCGATTCAGATCCCTTCTTTAGTCTAattatggacatgaaagcctCCATCCCATCTCCGAGTAAAGTACTGTCTAACTCGGAGcagatcaggaaaggcttacCAGACGATGacctcctgaaggcagaagaagacagagggattagaaataggactaaagttgaagaagaattgGAGAGTGATTCGATCCAGCTAGTCCTGCTGGTTTCAaactttcaggatcacaaactttttgagccaccgatgttgcagcttcttaaaagatatatgtatatatattatatatatatatttaagcttttctactttttgttttgtatgaccatgtgtgtaaatattgaagcactaaggatatgcagtttttttccCTTGAAATAG